GCGGCCAGTGGGTTGACTCTTCGCTGCTCGAAGCGGTCGAAGCCAACAATGCCGATGTGGACGAGACCGTCGAGTTCGCGAGCGAGAGGTACTTTGAGCTGGCCAACGAGCTGGCCTCGGAGCGTCGCCAGGGCGTACTGGCCCTCGGGCGCGACGTCTTGCTGAACCGCGGCGGCAAGGTGATCCTCGTTCAGGCGCCCCGGGCCGAGACGCCCTGATGGCACGGGCGAGGATCTTGATCGTCGAGGACGACGCCGGCGTTCGCAAGGCCGTCGCCGACGCCCTCGACGCATTCGGCTACGGCTCCGAGTCGGCCAATGACGGGCAGGAAGGCCTCTCCCGCGCGCTCGGAGAGGCCTTCGACCTCGTCCTGCTCGACGTCCGCATGCCGAAGATGGACGGCCACGCCGTGCTGGCGGAGCTGCGGCGAGCCAGGCCGGGGCTACCGGTCATCTTCCTGACCGCGCGCGGCGAGAGCGACGAGCGAGTGAAGGGTCTCCGCGGCGGGGCCGACGACTACGTCGTCAAGCCGTTCGGCACCGAAGAATTGGTCGCGCGCATCGAGGCGGTGCTGCGTCGCAGCCCCGAGCGCCCGGCCTCGGTCGAATCGATCTCGTTCGACGGCCTCACGGTCAATCTCGCCCGGCGGGAAGTCACCCGCGACGGCCGCCCGCCCGCCCAGATCACGGAGAAGGAAGCCGCGTTGCTGGGCTACCTTGCCGGCAGTCCGGGGCGGGCGATCTCGCGAGACGAACTCCTCAGCCGCGTATGGGGGATCGATCCCCGTGGCATGCGGACGCGCACCGTTGACATGGCGGTGGCGCGCCTGCGAGAGCAACTGGGCGACGACCCCAGCGATCCAAAGTTCATCGTGACCGTGCGCGGGAAGGGCTACATGCTCGCCGGAGCTATCGCGGCTACGGACAGCATCAAGGAAGAGGCCGCCGGCTAGTTGCGCACGAAGCGAGTCATCCCGTGGATCATCTACGTCGTGTGCGCCTTGGCGGTGCTCGAGGGGCTGGGCTACGCCGGGTACAAGGCCCTCGACCTGCAACGGCAGCGGCGAGAGGACGAGGCGGCGCGGCTCGCGCTCTGGCGAATGGACAGCGCCCTGACCGCCGTGCTGGCCGCCGAGAGCGCACGGCCGTACTTTCACTACCGGTCGTTCCATCCGGCCGAACGTGCGTACAGCGCCATGCTCGGGCCCGTCGAGCCGGGCGAAGTGCTGGTACCCAGCCCGCTGCTGACGCGCGTGCCCCCCTTCGTGCGACTGCACTTCGAGATCGATCCCGAAGGAAACGTGACCAGCCCGCAGGCGCCGGATGGCAATCTTCGTGACCTCGCCGAGTCGGAATACGTCGCTGCCGACGACGTCATTGCTGCCGAAGCTTTACGGCTGATGCTTGCCGAGATCCTGCCCGGGGAGGCCCGCGAACCGGTGACGCTCGGAGCGCCGGCTCAAGAGGAGCGCGTCGACGAGGATCGTCTTGCGCGGCAGGAAACGGCGGCGGCTGCGCAGCTCGCAGAAGTGCCCGTGCGCTTTGGAGCGTCGGAGTCTGATCCGCAACGGCAGCTCCAGAGCGACGCGGCGGATGAGCGACCCAGCGAGGAGCCGTCCGCCGGCCTCGAGATGCAGCGTGAGTCGAACGTTCCAGCCGCTCGGGCGAGGCGCACGCCCAAGACACAGACGCTCGTCGCGACCCCCGACGTCACGCTCGGGCCGCTGGCCGCGACGTGGCTGGTGGGCGAGGAACTCGTGCTCGTCCGCGACGTCGTGGTCGGCGACACGCGGCTCCGCCAGGGCGTGTGGCTCGACTGGCCGTCGCTGCGCGCCTGGCTGCTGGCGCAGGTCGAGTCCGTCACGCCCGGAGCCGACCTCCGCCCGGGCTCGAGTGCGTCGCGTTCGCTGGCGGTGATCCCCGCCGTCATTGAGGTTCCTACCAGCGGCAGCGTGTTGGGCGAGCTTGCGTCGCCGCTGGGCGTGGTACTCGTGCTGACATGGGGGGCAGCACTGCTCGCGGTCGTCGCGTTTGGCGTGGTACTGCGATTGGCAACGGGCCTCGCCGAGCGGCGCGGTCGATTCGTCTCGGCGGTCACGCACGAGCTCCGCACGCCCATGACCAGCGTGCGTCTCTATGCGGATCTCCTGGCGAGCGACGCGGCGTCTGACGACGTTCGCCGAGAGAGATTCGTGTCGACGCTCCGAGACGAATCCGCTCGGCTGGCCCGGATCATCGAAAACGTGCTCGCCTACGCCCGGCTCGGGCGACCCAACGCGGATGCCTCGTCCGATCAAGCGACGGACGTCATGACCGTGGGCGAGGTCATCGAGCGAGTCTCTGCGGAGCAGGCCGCTGCCTTGGAGCGAGCGGGCCTCGGGCTGGTTCTCCAGGTGGAAGAGAACCTGGACGCCAGCCGGCTCGACGCCGATGGCGACGCGGTGGTGCGCATCCTGGGCAACCTCGTCGAGAACGCGTGCAAGTATGCTCAACCGTACGAGCGGGCTGAGATCCACATCGCGGCGGTCCAGCGGGGTGACATGGTATGGATCACCGTGCGCGATTGGGGGCCGGGCGTTCCCGATCGTGAACAGCGGCGGATTTTCGACGCATTTCATCGGGCCCAACGAGACGAGCTTCGCCAGGACGGATTGGGCCTCGGCCTCGCGCTCGCCCGAGGCCTGGCCAAGCAACTGGGCGGTTCGCTCGATCTCGATGTGGTGGACGTCGGCGCGAGCTTTACGCTCCGGTTGCCGATAGCTCGCTAGGGAGCCCCGGCATCGCCGACCTGTTGGCGAACGCTCGAACGCAAGTTCCACGCCGAGGGATCGACGCGAACCCGGCCGAGCGTTTCCTGCCCGGGCAACACCGGCCGCGGCCATGTCGCGCGAGGGCCGTCGTGCGGGATGAACTGCGCGCCGACGAGGAGCGTGCCGTCGGGTTCGAACCAGGTCCGATCTATCGGCAGCGTGAATGCCCATCGGTCGGTCCGCTTCGTGAGGATGGCGCTCGCGCCCGGCGTGCCACGGTCGAACGTCGTGAGGCCCGAACAGCGCACCACAACTTCGGCGTGTGGGCGGCTGGTCGGGCCGAAAGCGACACGGACCGCGTCGAGCGGCGGCGGCGCGCCACCAGCCGACGGCATCTCGCACGGCGGCCGGCGGACTTCCATGTAGAGGACCCAGCCGCTCTCAGACGAGCCCGGCGCATCGAGCCTCGGATCACGCTGGAGCAATCCGCCAACCCAGCCGGATTGCCCGCGTGAGACCGCCTGGCCCGTGCCATCGATCAGCCCTTCGAGCGTCCAGTCGAGCCAGAAGGGACCAACAGGTAACCCCGGTGGCTCGAGCTGGATGGCGTCGGCGGAGACCTCAAGCGTCTTGGTACGACCGCCCAGGCGGACCTGCCAAGCCGACGTCACCGTGCCCGCTTCCCGCCTGCGCGGTGCCGGCGCCAACGCAACCGCGCCCGGCTCGAGCATTCCGTAGGCTCCCCATCGCCCTGCGGGCGGGCGGGTCGAGAGCAAGGCCGGCGAGGAAGACAGATTGGCCACTGCGATGGCCCCGCCGACCTCGCCGCCCGCGTCGTTGGCCACCCACGCGAGCCACTGCGGCTGTCGATCAAGGAACGAGAGCACCGTCCGCCTGATGCCCTCGTCGCTGACACCGGGACGCACGATGGCGAGGATCAGGTCGCCGATCGCGTCGCCATCGGTCTCCCACACGGGCAGGGTGATCGTGGGCGTCACGAGCCATCGCGTGAGACTATCGAGCAGACGCGAGGCGAGTTCATCGTCGATCGCGCTCAGCCGGCGAAGGGCAAACTCCCAACGCCTGGCGGATTGCTCGGCCCAGGCGTGGAGCATGGGGTCGTCCCAGCGTGGCGGCGGCGGTTGGTGTCCGAGGCGCTCAAGCGCGAGCTCGGCGCGCCACCGAATCTCAGGGTCAGAGAGTTCTCGCGCGACGAGTTCGATGGCCCTCGACTCCGACACGACGCCCGCGATCGGCGAGGGGCGGACCGCGGCCCCTCCGCTCACGTCTGGCAGCAGCCAGAACGCCGGAACCCGCCGACCCTCCATCCACACCGATTGGCCGAGCCCCTCCGCCGGAACCTCGGCGTGAAGCAGGGTCAATGCGTCATCAGCGGCAGGGTTGGTCGGCTGCCAGGCATTGGTCGGGCCCAGCCAGCCACGAGCGTCGGCGGCGGGCCCCGAGCGTGCGTAGCTCCTGGCCTGGACAACGATGCGTTGGCCGTCGCCGAGCCGTAACGGCGGCGGCGGCTTGGCTCCGTCGGCGGTCCAGTCCGCGGCTCCCGGCGCGACGGGCGTCACGAGCGCCGCGCCCGCGATGAGCGGCACCGGCGTCTCGAGGAACACGGGCCTCGCCGGTGGCATAGAGCAGCCGACCAGCAGCACTACAGCGCATGCGACCGTCGCTCGACCAATCCAAACCATGCAGGTCCACGCCATCCTTGACATCGTACGGCCGGAGGCCCCGTGAGTTGCCCGTAACGCTGGTTCGGCCCGTGGCGTACGCCGCCCGAGAGATCAAGCGAAGGACCCGAACGAGGAGAGAACGACCATGAACACCGCGCATCGATCGTTGATCACGCTGGCCATTACCGGGCTCGCCGTCGCGTCGCCGGCCGTGGCCCAAGAGCAGCTCTTCGCCCTCAGCAACCCGACCTCGCCCGTGCTCCGCGAGCTCGACCCGGCGACGGGAGGCGAGCTGAGCTTCGGATTCGTGAGCGGGGCCGAAGCGATCTTCAGCGGCATGGACTTCGACGCCGCCGGCGAGCTCTTCATGATCGATGGGTTCAATGACGGCCTCAGCGATCGCCTGTTTACGCTGGACGTCTCGACCGCCGCAGGAACGGTCGTGGGCGATACCGGCGAGAACTGGAACTTCCGTTCGGTCGCCTACGACGCCACCACCGACACGCTCTACACGGCTCGCGACAACGCGCTCTACACGACTGATCGCTCAACCGGCGCCGTCACGCTCGTGGCCAACATCACCGGGCCCAGCCTCGACCAGCTCACCGGCTTTGCGATCGACGCCGACGGGCAGGCGTGGGGGAGCGACATCGGCGACGCATCGATCTTCATGATCGATCTCGATACCGGCACCGCGACGTTCGTGGGCAACGCCTTCCCTGGTACGCGTAATTGGTTCAATGACCTGTCGTTCAACACCGCGGGCGAGCTATATGGCGCCCGTGAGCAGGGCGGTGGCGTCTTTACGATCGATCAAGGGACCGGCGCCGCAACCCTGGCATTCTCCGGCCCGACCTATCGCAGCATCGCGTTTCTCGGCGGAGACGCTCCGTGCTTTGCCGACTTCGACGGCAGCGGCGGCCTGGACATCTTCGATTTCCTCGCCTTCCAGAACGCGTTCGATGCAGGCGACCTGGCGGCCGACTGCGACGGCGACGGCTCGCTCACCATCTTCGACTTCCTGTGCTTCCAGAACGCCTTCGACGCCGGGTGCGGGTAAGAGTCGCCCGAGTCATCAATCTGGCTGAGGCCCGTCTGGGTCGGTTTCATCGTTCCAGCCGGGCCTTGGCCGGCGCGTGATGCCAAGCATCGCTGCGCGGGCCAACCATTCCGAGAGCCCGTATACCGCCACGGCCGTGGCGATGAGCGACACCGCCCAGATCAGGTCGCGGTCGGTGTTGTATTGATCGACGCGTGATGGCGTGATCAGCCAGTACTTGGTCAGCCCGAGCGTCACGAACCGACCAACGCCCAGCAGCGCGATGACGATGCCACTAATCCGCAGGGCCGTGGCGATGATGCTGCGCGCGAAGAGCATGCGGTCCATCGAGCCCATCGGTCCGTCCCGCGCGGGCGTCAACTCGTAGGCGCATTCGCTACACCGTCCATCATCGAGCGTTGTCAACTGGTAGCCACATGCGGGACAAGCTGGCACGGGCACGCGAGCGGGTACGAGCCGGCGAACAAGAAACCCGGTGCAGAAGAAGGCGACCAGCCCCGCACCCAGCTTCAGCGTCGGCGAGCCAAAGTAGGCCAGGACTTCCAGCGTTCCGGGCCGGCCCCAGCCCGGCTGCCAGATAAATCCGTTGATCGTGATCAGTTCCGACGCGGCGAGGATGCAGAGCACCGCGCCCAGCACGCGGAGCGCGACGCCCAGGACGACGCGGAAGAGAACCAGATCTTCGCTGCGAAGCTCGAGCGAACGAAGGCGTCGACGCGTGTCGCGATCGGGGGCCATAAAAGATCCTACGCGAGCAGAACCTACCATCGGCGTGCGCCGTGCCCTTACCATCCTCGTGCTGCTCGCGGCCATCGGGCTGGTCTCGAGCGTCGGCGTCGCTTGGGCTGGGGCGACGATGATGCGGCTGGGCTCGCCGAACAATCTGCTGACCAATACCTGGTTCAACGAGCCGAGCGTCGAGTACGGCGAGTTCAACCAGTGGCGGGTCGTGCAGTGGACCGACGCGACACTGACGAGGCGCTGGGGCCAGGGCGCTCGACCCGAGTGGTTCGAGGATCCGTGGATCGCCCATCTCAGGCAGGCATGGCACTCGTGGAGCGAGGACGGGGGCGGCCTGACGATCGCGGGCGTGCCGCCGTTCAGCCGCGTGCATGGATCTC
This Phycisphaerales bacterium DNA region includes the following protein-coding sequences:
- a CDS encoding response regulator transcription factor → MARARILIVEDDAGVRKAVADALDAFGYGSESANDGQEGLSRALGEAFDLVLLDVRMPKMDGHAVLAELRRARPGLPVIFLTARGESDERVKGLRGGADDYVVKPFGTEELVARIEAVLRRSPERPASVESISFDGLTVNLARREVTRDGRPPAQITEKEAALLGYLAGSPGRAISRDELLSRVWGIDPRGMRTRTVDMAVARLREQLGDDPSDPKFIVTVRGKGYMLAGAIAATDSIKEEAAG
- a CDS encoding HAMP domain-containing sensor histidine kinase, whose amino-acid sequence is MRTKRVIPWIIYVVCALAVLEGLGYAGYKALDLQRQRREDEAARLALWRMDSALTAVLAAESARPYFHYRSFHPAERAYSAMLGPVEPGEVLVPSPLLTRVPPFVRLHFEIDPEGNVTSPQAPDGNLRDLAESEYVAADDVIAAEALRLMLAEILPGEAREPVTLGAPAQEERVDEDRLARQETAAAAQLAEVPVRFGASESDPQRQLQSDAADERPSEEPSAGLEMQRESNVPAARARRTPKTQTLVATPDVTLGPLAATWLVGEELVLVRDVVVGDTRLRQGVWLDWPSLRAWLLAQVESVTPGADLRPGSSASRSLAVIPAVIEVPTSGSVLGELASPLGVVLVLTWGAALLAVVAFGVVLRLATGLAERRGRFVSAVTHELRTPMTSVRLYADLLASDAASDDVRRERFVSTLRDESARLARIIENVLAYARLGRPNADASSDQATDVMTVGEVIERVSAEQAAALERAGLGLVLQVEENLDASRLDADGDAVVRILGNLVENACKYAQPYERAEIHIAAVQRGDMVWITVRDWGPGVPDREQRRIFDAFHRAQRDELRQDGLGLGLALARGLAKQLGGSLDLDVVDVGASFTLRLPIAR
- a CDS encoding GC-type dockerin domain-anchored protein, whose translation is MNTAHRSLITLAITGLAVASPAVAQEQLFALSNPTSPVLRELDPATGGELSFGFVSGAEAIFSGMDFDAAGELFMIDGFNDGLSDRLFTLDVSTAAGTVVGDTGENWNFRSVAYDATTDTLYTARDNALYTTDRSTGAVTLVANITGPSLDQLTGFAIDADGQAWGSDIGDASIFMIDLDTGTATFVGNAFPGTRNWFNDLSFNTAGELYGAREQGGGVFTIDQGTGAATLAFSGPTYRSIAFLGGDAPCFADFDGSGGLDIFDFLAFQNAFDAGDLAADCDGDGSLTIFDFLCFQNAFDAGCG